From Armatimonadota bacterium:
CCGCTACCAGGGGCCGCTGCGGCAGGCCGTGCATCGGCTCAAGTACGACGGCAAGCGGGTGCTGGCCGGCGTGTTGGGGGAGCTGATGGCGGCGGCCCTGCTCGACGGCGGAGACGGGTCCGCGCAGGATGGCGTCCCCGCGCCGCCGCGAATCCCGTTTGACCGGCTGTCGCTGATCGTGCCGGTGCCGCTGCACCCGGTGCGGGCGCGCGAGCGCGGGTTCAACCAGGCGGAGCTGCTGTGCGGGCCGCTGGCTCGCAGGGCCGGGGCGCCGATTGCCATTCACTGCCTGCAGCGAGTGAAGCTGAACCCGCCGCAGGTGGCGGTGCCGGCGAAGCTGCGGCGGGCGAACGTGCGCGGGGCCTTCGCGGTGACGGACGCCGCGGCGGTGGACGGCCGCACGGTGCTGGTGTTCGACGACGTGTGGACCACCGGCGCGACGCTGGTGGAGTGCGCGCGGATGCTGCGCCGCGCGGGGGCGGCCGAGGTTTACCTGCTGAGCCTATGCCGAGCGACCGGCTACCGTGAACACCCCCCGCCGGCCGGTTCGTATCCGTAACCCTTTGCGGTCATGAGAAACCCTCCCGCGGCGATGCCGGCGCCCGCTGTAACTCCCCAAGCGCTTGCCTGCCTCAGGCGGGAGAGGTCGGCCCCGATGCATCGGGGCCGGGTCAGGCATGTCCGCCGTAGGCGGGGTGCACATGGTGGGGCAGGCGTCCCGCCTGCCGACCTTCTCGCCCCGAAATGTCGGGGCGCCACCAATCCACCCTTACCCGATTCCTCTCCCTTCCGAAGGGAGAGGAATATCTGCCTCGCGATGCGAACAGCAACGGGCGACGGCTGTGTCATTCAGAGCCCCGACGTGTCGGGGCGAAGAATCTCGCTCCCAGCATGCGCAGCGGCGAAGGATGCCCCTGGCCAGCAAGGAGGCCGCCTCCGGTAGGGGCACCCCCATGTGGGTGCCCTCATCCAGCGGATGACACCCCGTCGGGGTTTGGGCTCCGTAGCCCGCCCAAGGCGGGCGAAGTAGGCTCCAGCGGGCTTGCCCGCCGGCCTATTGAGCGGCAGGGGATGCTTCGACAAGCGCAGTAGAGGAAACGACACCTCCCCAGAAACCGACGGTGGCTGGGGCAGGAATCGGGTCTATCCATGCTCTGCTGAACAGCTGGGGGCGGCATGAAGCACTGGGTCATAGGCGAAGTGGTCAAGAACGAAGCGGTACCCCTGCCTCGGCGAATCGCGCCGACGGAGAGATCGGTGGTGGTCAGGAACGGACACGACCGCCAGCTTTGCGCCCCTTCGCTGAGGGGGTTGGCAATACGGACGTCCGAACAGCGGCATCCACACCGCGTGGCGCCTCGCCCAGCCGCGTACCAGCGGGAGCACCACAAGAAAATGCCGCCACTCCGCTGGCTCGGTAACAAGAAGCAGTGCTAGCTCGTCGTCGGGGATCTGATGATCATACAAGGCGGGAGCCAGCGGAACGATGATTGGCGCACTGGGCGACATTATCTGATTGCGGATCGGCTCGGCACAGGGATCGAGTACCCATTCATAGCCGAACTGGTGGAACATGAAGAGGTACGCTGCGTGAACATACGTCAGGTTGGCGCGCTTGGAGCTTCTTGTATCACGGAAGGTGACCTCTATCGTCCAGCCGCCAGCAGGTGATTCACCGGAGACTAGGCTGTTGAGCAGCGCCAACGCTGCAGGATTCGACCCCTTCGGCTTGAGGTACAGCTGCAACCGTCGGTCTCCATCGGCCCTCCTGGCTCCCAGATCCGCTTGCACGGGCCCAACAACATCGCCTTGCTGGTTGCGGGCTGTCACCCGGACTCGCGTTGTCTCGTTGCCGTCGCCAGAAAGCGCCCAGT
This genomic window contains:
- a CDS encoding ComF family protein, which translates into the protein MEGASASVHWLTKGFLDLLFPPRCLACRRFGPEPLCADCGAAVEYVAPPLCHRCGIPFDPQARGGPLCASCRRGRLPYVMGRSVARYQGPLRQAVHRLKYDGKRVLAGVLGELMAAALLDGGDGSAQDGVPAPPRIPFDRLSLIVPVPLHPVRARERGFNQAELLCGPLARRAGAPIAIHCLQRVKLNPPQVAVPAKLRRANVRGAFAVTDAAAVDGRTVLVFDDVWTTGATLVECARMLRRAGAAEVYLLSLCRATGYREHPPPAGSYP
- a CDS encoding HNH endonuclease — encoded protein: MPALSTLFDTFSHNLALYRKDYGGRFMCPLCLRTFSRDQIRSDLSRAHVIPQFLGERNWTLACKRCNNRVGTEIESCEAERANFNWALSGDGNETTRVRVTARNQQGDVVGPVQADLGARRADGDRRLQLYLKPKGSNPAALALLNSLVSGESPAGGWTIEVTFRDTRSSKRANLTYVHAAYLFMFHQFGYEWVLDPCAEPIRNQIMSPSAPIIVPLAPALYDHQIPDDELALLLVTEPAEWRHFLVVLPLVRGWARRHAVWMPLFGRPYCQPPQRRGAKLAVVSVPDHHRSLRRRDSPRQGYRFVLDHFAYDPVLHAAPSCSAEHG